The genomic DNA AAACGTCGAGAGCGAATGGGCACCGAAATAGGTGCCGCGGTTGCCGGCGTTGGAAATTCCATCGACCAGCACATATTCCGACGGCACGACCAGCACCTCGCCTATGGTGAAAAGGATCATCGAGGCGACGAGCATTTCCATTCCGGACGAGGCGGCAAAGCCGATTTCGCCGATCAGGAACAGCAGGCTGCCAAGCGACAGCGCATGCAGGGCGCCGATCCGTTCGATGACGAAGCGGGCCGGCGTGCTGGCGACCAGCACCGTTACCGCGTTGGTCGAAACCAGCAGCGCAAAAAGCGTGACGCCGTCCTCAAAGCCGGTATTGAGATACTGCGACAGGGTCACGGACCACTGACCGTGAACGGCGAGAAGCAGCGTGCCGCCGACGACGAAGAAGACCAGGCGCCGGTCACGCAAGGCGGCGACAAGTCCGCGCCAGCCACCGGCACTCCCTGACGTTCGTTCGGTTTCGATAGCCTGCCTGTTGCTTGCCTCCGGTACCGTGAGCAAGAGCACGAGACCGAAGGCTGCGTGGATGACGCCCGCGATGACGAAAAGCGTCACATAGGCAGCGCCGACCCATACGCCGATCAATGGCCCGATCGCCCAGCCGGCATTGATGGCGAGATAACGCCAGGAGAAAACCTTGAGGCGCAGATGTTCAGGCGCCGCATCGCTCATCAAGGCGCGCGCGACCGGTTCAAAAACGGCGGCGGCAACGGCGGAAACGATGTGGGCCAGCGCGAAGGCGGCGATCGATTGTGCCAGTCCGAGCCCGGCCAGCGCCAGTCCGGCCATGAAGAGTGCGACGGTCAACACGCCTTTTCGGCCAATCCGATCGGAGAGCGTGCCGGCGAACGGGCTGACGATCGCGCCGAGCAGCGGCCCCACGCCGATCAACGCGCCGATGCTGGCAGGGTTGAGGCCGAAGTCACGCTGGAGGCGGATTGCAAGGAAGGTCAGGCTCATGCCCTTGGCAATCGTCACCACACCGGAGCCCGCGATGAGAAGCAGTGCGACGAAGCGGCCGGCTTTTTCGGAATAGGCAGTCATCACGGGCACCTGCTGGCTGGAATCCGCCCGGTCTCCTTAAGAGATGGGGCGGCATAAAAGGAAGAAACGCCTATGCGATTACAGCCGGCACGTGTGTTCGGCAAGGGGCGTCGATTCCCAATGGGGCCCGGCATGAACAGAAAAGCCCGAGGCGGCCGTCGGCCGCCTCGGGGCTATTCGCAACGTGATGGCCGGGCGTTGGCCCGACGACTCAAGTCTTGGCCAGGCGCTCTTGCCAGGCGGCGTAAAGCGGTGTCGTTTCGGCATCGTCGACCGGCACATGGCGGAAGCGCATGGCCTGCTCGGCGAGCGGTTTTGCCAGTTCCGCATAGATCGCTGCGGTCGAGAGGCCAAAGGGTTCGGCGTCGGCATTCGAGTTCGCATAGGCGATCTCGGTGATTCCGGCCATGCGCATGGCCGCCAGGCACATCGGGCAGGGCTG from Ensifer adhaerens includes the following:
- a CDS encoding MFS transporter; translation: MTAYSEKAGRFVALLLIAGSGVVTIAKGMSLTFLAIRLQRDFGLNPASIGALIGVGPLLGAIVSPFAGTLSDRIGRKGVLTVALFMAGLALAGLGLAQSIAAFALAHIVSAVAAAVFEPVARALMSDAAPEHLRLKVFSWRYLAINAGWAIGPLIGVWVGAAYVTLFVIAGVIHAAFGLVLLLTVPEASNRQAIETERTSGSAGGWRGLVAALRDRRLVFFVVGGTLLLAVHGQWSVTLSQYLNTGFEDGVTLFALLVSTNAVTVLVASTPARFVIERIGALHALSLGSLLFLIGEIGFAASSGMEMLVASMILFTIGEVLVVPSEYVLVDGISNAGNRGTYFGAHSLSTFGNFLGPLTGGLALGAVGGAGMFLLFGAFAAAGALLFAIGHSMPPPRPEAARTTALDDGAATGDLLRLGQFA